In a single window of the Betaproteobacteria bacterium genome:
- a CDS encoding HlyD family efflux transporter periplasmic adaptor subunit, whose protein sequence is MSSPSGIERTLEADRAAEHHYASEAGDAESVAWSAFVAARSADQFFASWLAILCAQVEQVLGALLLTRSEHENTYVPAAIWPDPARDMAYLAPTAQRALAERQGIVEPIQIEAERRLRGARVAYPIEVAGGLHGAVVLDLGSRPDAELQQALRLIHWGAAWLVDLYRQRDYEQRQATLDRLALATELVATAVQENRFRAAALAVANDLARRLDCERVTIGAERRGECRVLAISHTATFDAKSNLARRIGEAMDEVLDLGTAFVHPAPGDDALLGAAHATLAQDAGDIAIVSTPLAAHGHDWGVLMLERTQGEAFDAPTVELVRTLGLLLGPVLDLKRENERSIPRRAWDGAAAGTRALFGPRHPGWKLLGALALAVVLFLSFADGEHRVAAKTVVEGAVQRAAVAPFEGYIAESPVRAGDVVKAGALLARLDDRDLLLEKMRWEAEREQHLRKYRQALATRDRPSMNVLSAQVNQAEAQLELIEERLSRSRIVAPFDGVVVSGDLSQLLGTPVEQGKVLFEIAPLDAYRVILQVDERDIAHVEVGQKGELALSGIPGSRMPFSVARVTPVSSSEDGRNYFRVEAQADIASERLRPGMEGVGKISIGERRRIWIWTHHLVDWLRLAFWTWMP, encoded by the coding sequence CATCCTCTGCGCGCAAGTCGAGCAGGTGCTGGGCGCGCTGCTGTTGACGCGTTCGGAGCACGAGAACACGTATGTGCCGGCCGCCATCTGGCCCGATCCGGCCCGCGACATGGCCTACCTTGCCCCGACCGCGCAGCGCGCGCTGGCGGAGCGCCAGGGCATCGTCGAGCCGATCCAGATCGAAGCGGAGCGGCGGCTGCGCGGCGCCCGGGTCGCCTACCCGATCGAAGTCGCCGGCGGCCTGCATGGCGCCGTCGTGCTCGACCTCGGCTCGCGGCCCGATGCCGAGCTGCAACAAGCGCTGCGGCTGATCCACTGGGGCGCGGCCTGGCTGGTCGATCTCTACCGGCAGCGCGATTATGAGCAGCGCCAGGCGACGCTCGACCGGCTTGCGCTCGCCACCGAGCTGGTTGCGACGGCCGTGCAGGAGAATCGCTTTCGCGCCGCCGCGCTGGCGGTCGCCAACGATCTCGCGCGCCGCCTCGACTGCGAGCGCGTCACCATCGGCGCCGAGCGTCGCGGCGAGTGCCGGGTGCTCGCCATCTCGCATACCGCGACCTTCGATGCCAAGTCGAACCTGGCCCGCCGCATCGGCGAGGCCATGGACGAAGTGCTCGATCTCGGCACGGCGTTCGTGCACCCGGCGCCCGGCGACGACGCCTTGCTCGGCGCGGCGCATGCCACGCTGGCGCAGGATGCCGGCGACATCGCCATCGTCTCCACGCCGCTGGCGGCCCACGGCCACGATTGGGGCGTGCTGATGCTCGAGCGCACCCAGGGCGAGGCGTTCGATGCGCCCACGGTCGAGCTGGTGCGCACGCTCGGCCTGCTGCTGGGGCCGGTGCTCGATCTGAAGCGCGAGAACGAGCGCAGCATTCCGCGGCGCGCATGGGACGGCGCCGCCGCCGGCACGCGCGCACTGTTCGGGCCGCGTCATCCGGGCTGGAAGCTGCTCGGCGCGCTCGCTCTGGCCGTGGTGCTTTTCCTGTCCTTCGCCGACGGCGAGCACCGGGTCGCGGCCAAGACCGTGGTCGAGGGCGCGGTGCAGCGCGCGGCGGTCGCGCCCTTCGAGGGCTATATCGCCGAGAGCCCGGTGCGCGCGGGCGACGTGGTCAAGGCCGGCGCGTTGCTCGCGCGCCTGGACGATCGCGATCTCCTGCTGGAGAAGATGCGTTGGGAGGCCGAGCGCGAGCAGCATTTGCGCAAATATCGCCAGGCGCTCGCCACCCGCGATCGGCCGAGCATGAACGTGCTGAGCGCGCAGGTGAACCAGGCCGAGGCGCAGCTCGAGCTGATCGAAGAAAGGCTGTCGCGCTCGCGCATCGTCGCGCCGTTCGACGGCGTCGTGGTGAGCGGAGATCTGAGCCAGCTGCTCGGCACGCCGGTCGAGCAGGGCAAGGTGCTGTTCGAGATCGCGCCGCTCGATGCCTATCGCGTCATCCTCCAGGTGGACGAGCGCGACATCGCCCACGTCGAGGTCGGGCAGAAAGGCGAGCTCGCGCTCTCCGGTATTCCGGGCAGCCGCATGCCGTTCTCGGTGGCCAGGGTCACGCCGGTGTCGAGCTCGGAGGATGGACGCAACTACTTCCGCGTCGAGGCGCAGGCCGACATCGCGAGCGAGCGGCTGCGCCCGGGCATGGAAGGCGTGGGCAAGATCTCGATCGGCGAGCGGCGGCGCATCTGGATCTGGACCCATCACCTGGTCGACTGGCTGCGGCTCGCGTTCTGGACCTGGATGCCCTAA